The Marinobacter szutsaonensis DNA window CACCCGCGAAATACCACACGAACACGTTGGCGCAGAGCAGCAGTAAAGCCAACCACCTCATATTGCCAACTCTTCTGCATCAATGGCAGCAAGGCCCCGGAGTACCAGGTCTGGCGCGTGAATTGCGTTAAGGCCAAGGCTTTGGAGTCGTTCGGCGTCACCGCCTGTCACGAGGATATCGCGAAGGGCAAAGGTGCTGACATCGGCCCGGATCCGGTCGATCATGGCAGCGGATAGCCAGGCCAGACCATGATTTACACATTCACCGGTGCTTATCCCCGGAGCCGTTTCCAGTACTTGCTCCGGATCAAACAGGATCCGGGCCGCATCGCTCTGGAGACTCCGGATCATCATTTGTAGTCCCGGCAGGATGAACCCTCCCAGATGCTGCCCGGAGTGATCCACGTAATCCACGGTCACTGCGCTGCCTGCATCCACGACGACAAAGCCCTCCCGATACTGTTGCCAGGCGCCATACATGGCGTGCCAACGATCCGCCCCCATACGCTGGTAGTCCTGGTACGCATTTCTCAGTCCGCCCCGTTCCGGTTCCGACCAGTGGCACACCGCTGCCACGCCAAACCGACGTTCCAGATAGGCCACCAGCGCCTCTCGACGAGCTTCAGCAGCCACGGTGGATATGCTGATGCGCCGAACCCTGGGTTCCGGCGGGAGCCCCTGCAGAGGATCGGGGCTCGACAAGTCCCCGACACCGCTGGCAACCACATCCTGACGATCACCCAGCTGCCACTTCAAGCGGGTATTTCCCGCATCTATCAATAGCCTCATGAGCCCATCCGCAGGCTGATTTCCCCGGCCCTTACGGGAATCACTCCCTCGGCATTCCGGACCAGGTAATTACCGGATTCATCAATGCCCTCGCCGGTGCCCTCCAGCTCTCCTCCCCGCGCATGGATCGTTTTACCCAGGAAGATATCCCGGGATTGCCATGGTGCCCGAAAATCACTAAAGCCGACATCGGCAAAAATTTCCGCTGCGTCATGGACGGCATTGATGATGGCTGCGGCGATCCGGTTGCGTGACCATTCCAGAGCGGGAAAAGCCGATGCGAGACTGGTCCAGGGCTGGTCCACGGATTCGGCCTCTGACATATGGACATTGATCCCGATGCCGGCAATGACCTGGACCACCCCCTCCTGCAACTCTCCCTGGAGCTCCACGAGGATACCACCAAGCTTGCCGTCGGGCAGGAAGATATCATTGGGCCACTTCAGTCCGATGGACTCTGCCCCCAGCGACTCGAGCGCGTTGGCGACGGCAACACCCAGTACCAGGCTTAGGCCATCCAGCACGGCGAAGCCCCCGTGAAATGTAAGCCCCATACTGAGGTACAGATTCTCACCACGGGGACTTTGCCAGGCCTTACCCCGGCGGCCCCGCCCTGCGGTCTGACAGTCCGCGATACATACCGGGATCGAGGAGCTTCCTGCCTGCCACTGTCGGATTACCTCGGCATTGGTGGAGTCCACTTCATCAAGAACCGTCAGGCTGAGGACCGACCGGATCCCGGGAGCAATTTCGCTTGAGATCTTCTCCGCATCGAGGAGATCCACATGAGTCAGGAGCTGGTAGCCCTTGCCTCGTACCGTTGCCACCTCATACCCGTCGTCAACGGCTCGGCGGATCTGTTTCCAGACTGCGGTACGGCTTACCCCCAAAGATTGGGCAAGCGATTCC harbors:
- a CDS encoding type III pantothenate kinase, with amino-acid sequence MRLLIDAGNTRLKWQLGDRQDVVASGVGDLSSPDPLQGLPPEPRVRRISISTVAAEARREALVAYLERRFGVAAVCHWSEPERGGLRNAYQDYQRMGADRWHAMYGAWQQYREGFVVVDAGSAVTVDYVDHSGQHLGGFILPGLQMMIRSLQSDAARILFDPEQVLETAPGISTGECVNHGLAWLSAAMIDRIRADVSTFALRDILVTGGDAERLQSLGLNAIHAPDLVLRGLAAIDAEELAI
- a CDS encoding biotin--[acetyl-CoA-carboxylase] ligase, with the translated sequence MKSKALITLLQDGKVHSGESLAQSLGVSRTAVWKQIRRAVDDGYEVATVRGKGYQLLTHVDLLDAEKISSEIAPGIRSVLSLTVLDEVDSTNAEVIRQWQAGSSSIPVCIADCQTAGRGRRGKAWQSPRGENLYLSMGLTFHGGFAVLDGLSLVLGVAVANALESLGAESIGLKWPNDIFLPDGKLGGILVELQGELQEGVVQVIAGIGINVHMSEAESVDQPWTSLASAFPALEWSRNRIAAAIINAVHDAAEIFADVGFSDFRAPWQSRDIFLGKTIHARGGELEGTGEGIDESGNYLVRNAEGVIPVRAGEISLRMGS